AGTGCCCATGCCACACTCTAGCCACAGAAAGATATGCCAAACTGGTAACTGAATCATCAACTGCTGTTTGTGGAGAAACTAGTAGAGATAGATTTATTAGAGTGCGATTGGAATCTCGTAAAGTCATGCCAAAATTTAACTCTAAAAAAGATTGCAGTGTTTGTaaagattaattttaattttaatgcttaaaaatgaaatttaatacaatttgaaatgaatttgaataaaagaaatgtttgaaaTGCTATATTTTGGTACACTTATtccttttttgataaatatgtaGGAATTGTTATTGATTTCTTGACTATGATATCTTAGTATTAAAAAGCAgttgaattttcatattattcaatatatttcgcaaaatattgaaaacagacaaacatttcgtttGTAGAGCTTTGTACACATAAATAGCTTAACAAggttggtatacaatttttttttttgtaatattgtatGAACACAATCGAAGTTCTTTACAACTATGTCAGAATTTTACTcatttgaaagaattttgaaGGACGTGTGGCAGTATTCGCGCTCAAAATTTTGACTTTACTCCATATAAACATTTGTCTTTGAATGAGGAAACTTTCCTGCATAcgccgaaataaaaatttcaaaaaaaaaatattctccatacAACTTTCGATCCACCCTAATACGACGTTTCCACCAAAAGCAAACACGGTGTTtgcaggagttgtgtttgggagAACTGTCAACTGTTTCCACCGAAAGTTTGGGAGAAACTGTGTTTGAACTGTCTTTTGTTGACATTGTGaaataagaattataaaaattgataaaattataaaatggtgcataaaattcaatttgttatgttgattttatcattttattttaaaataattgatagtgagttggtcacatattatttaaaaaaaaggttaagggaaaataaaataattttaagcgttGCTGCCAATTTAATGCGTTCGCAAAGTGTATGGTCTTTGGTATGGTGAACAGATTTATGATAAATTATTTGTGTataatgtacatgtatattttaggAACATTCCAGTACCTTTTGGGAAGTAGACTGCCAGAGTAATGGGGACaagtttttcaaagataatTTCCGAATGGAAAGATcctgctttgaaaaattgtgcagcaaacttgaaaaaatagccaaaagaaaaacgaactaTCGAAATCcgatttcactaaaaaagcGCGTGGCAATTGCTTTGTATGCACTAGGATCTTCTAGTGAATACAGATCAATTGGACATTTGTTTGGAGTAGGCAAAGCAACTGTTTGCAAAATACTCATCGAGTTTTGCAATGAAGTTGGGACATCTTTGGCtccaatatatttgaaaaattttccattgACAAGGGCGCAAATTGAGAATGGAGTCGCAGATTTTAATGCAATGGGCTATCCACAATGTATTGGAGCAATAGGTAGGTTTATAAGTAATGCGATAAAAATAACGTTTAATCAAGAGCATCTTTATTATACAGATGGATGTCATATTGAAATTCATCCAAGAAAGGAAGAAGCCATTGATTACTACAACTACAAAGGGTGGTATTCCGTAGTACTATTGGCTTTGGTAGACGCAAAATATAGATTTGTTTATATACATTGCGGCAGTCCTGGAAGATGCAACGACtccggaatttttgaaaaatcatcgcTAAAGCGCGAGTTGCAAAGTTGTGCACTTCTTGATGAATTGAGCTTGCTGTATGGATCCACAAAAATACCAGTCCATATTATAGGGGACTCTGCTTTTCGTCTCTCTCAGCATTTAATGAAGCCATATCCGCATAGTGTGACCAATACAcccgaacaaaaaaaattcaactatagATTGTCTAAGTGCCGGCGTGTTGTGGAAAATGCTTTTGGCCATTTAAAAGCCCGGTAAATACAACTTAgagattctaatatttttaaaaattggtaatACAGGTTCTATTTTAGATTTAGGAGAATTGGAAAAGGCGTGGATAACCACATCAAAAATGTAAACACAGTTATTTCATGTGCATgtgttttacataattttttgattgctgagaaggatttaattttggaaaattggcTAGTGGAAATGCATCGCGATTCCAGGCGCAATATTCAATACGGCACCAATGCAGTTGACCGATCTGAAGGAGAATCGATAAGAAATGCGTTAAAGGAATATTTCAGTGAGTAATATAACTTCTTTCATGTAGATTCTCCcgtatgttttattaaattaaccaTAATTTATTGGTTAAAAAGGTTATttggtttaaacaattttatcttcaaaccaaatatttatttaaatatttcgaccTACAAAGAGTCCAATTGGTTTAAATCTGAAAAACAACTTTTCACCagaacaataaaatttgtaatacatatattagttttataaaataacattttattcattttggaaaaaggcacaattcattaaaactgaaatataaattaaataacaatattttattcattttggaaaaaggcacaattcattaaaacttaaatataaattaaataacaatattttattcattttggaaaaaggcacaattcattaaaacttaaatataaattaaataacaatattttattcattttggaaaaaggcacaattcattaaaactgaaatataaattaaataacaatattttattcattttggaaaaaggcacaattcattaaaacttaaatataaattaaataacaatattttagttaattagttTCTCTCTAAGAAACTAACCACACTTTTGGTCAATACCTCAATTGCAGCAacctttttttttcgatttcaattaGTTCTGCAGTTAACTTATTGTTTTCTGTCATACAAGATTTTATTGTTTcgtttaattcatatattttcgaattttttgtttttgctgcaggTGCGGAAGCTTCGTCCAGTGCTGGAGATGTTGGTGGCGAAAATGTAAACGAAGCAGACGGAGCACCTGAAAATGAGGAGCATGAAGGTAATATCGGCGAATTTGATGGAGCTGGCGAATCAACCGAATCAGGCAtgcctacatatataaatagaaattaacATTATACAATtagatgtaaatacaaataaaattacatatataaataaaacaaatacctGTTATACTATCGACAACGACCGCATCAACATTATTCACTCTATCCGTTCCTATTATTTGGTGCACCCTCCGATAGTGCTTCCAAGAAGCAGGAGAACATCCTGTCCCCTGCTCTGCTTTGCATTTTCTGCAAAGGAAATTTTGAGGCTGtaacaaaattactttaatgaaataatatattatatgccttacctATATTTCATTGTGAAATTGTGGATTTTATATTTCACGTCAACTGGACGGACCTCATGTCCAAGCACTCCCAGCGACTGAGCCATCTCCGTATATATGTGCGAGTTCTTGCGTGGCCCTCGCAATCCAGCTGCCTTATCACCCCATATATCAAGGAATGCTTCGCCCGCGGAAGGAAGCCaaattgttttacattttttaatgttttccatTACAACGAGTTGATTCAGTATTCCTGAGGAAAGATTGTAGACTTCTTTGGCcagcttaatattatattaatgaaattagatgtaaatacaaataaaattacatatataaataaaagaaatacctgTTATACTATCCGCAACGAGTTGATTCAGTATTCCTGAGGAAAGATTGTAGATTTATTTGGCTTATttgacttattttatttttgcgcgCACCACTTAACGATTAccacaagaaaaatattaaacgtcaatcaaatgtcatattgacaaattgcaatcattgttgccatatttcgataagaatgcaataataaatgaggaaaatgagcaacattgccaccacttaataattaaattagacGCAAACCCAACAAAACACGCTTTGAAAAGTGGGTTTAGGTATGgagttgtgttttaattttgtatgggatTTGACAGGTGTTTTGTTTCGTGTTTGCGCTAAGAACACGATAGCGGCAGAGAACACGATAGCGGCTGCGGTGGAAACTTAGTATaatgtacatataaccgcacacacagagccctcactttatgcctctacatgcgtatgtttccaaagcaaaaattctaagcctagcgactacaagatcAAAATACATTTATAGGCGCAACCGTAGCGGCCATTCTTATtttagtcgcggcggcgctggacagtttcaaatattgtaaagcacaaaaaaaaaaaaaatatgctcgAATTCATATTTGTAGGAGGAAAGTTCttccattcataaaacgagACGCCCACatgccaatttttctcaacggTCACAAAAATGTACATCTAGGATTgaacaaatcaaatcaaaatagtcaatactgaaatatttcttatagaaatgtttgccaatatttggtgaatcgtGAATTTTTTTCAGGTCGTGTATATGTTTGCAACCatgtatatttgtaaatatgtcttctaaatgctcgacagccgcagctgttGTGCGTCAAGTGCGGACAGGAGCGTACAGTAATAtgcaaaaaacagcaacaagtagcttataaaaaagttctttgcCGGACATTTCGATAGTAGGAAAAATTTCGAAGTCATTATTTTTTgctctctgatagtaggtaaatacaAAGTTAGTATATTCATTACGTATGTGGctctccaattgataaaaagtgcacaaaaacatatgtacatagccgcaaagttagaaacttacactGAAACCAGAGTGCGACTTATTTGGATGTTATggtactgtacatacatacatacattcaaccTGCGGATGAAGTCCAAAGtaccaaatatttaatattgaaactTCTATGAGCTGTGCAGCGCTTAAtcgttaaactaaaatttttcagttaatatgcactttttatttcttaagtTTATTACATACTTTCCCTCTTGAATATTAAAACTCACTCACCCAATTCTCAATGAAAGAATTTTGTTGGGTTgaaggaattcaacaaagttttaacaCATGCTTAGGGAGCATTCCATGGAAAATGGTAAATTTCGACCGCCGAACAAATTGCATTTCCGGATGATTATATTTGtgttaatgtatttaaattatatCAATCTTCATTATAAACATCGACCTTTTACTTGACCTCAGTTTGAAGCAGGGTTGGGCCTGTAAACTGTTTACATTGTTTACAGCAATTGTTTACATGTAAACAATGAAATTGTTTACAAGCTAATTGTTTACGTAAACAATTCCTTTTTGTAAACAATtgtaaacaattcattttttttttgcttttttttatgaacAGAAACAATCTATGTACTACTAATTAagcattttcactatttttcaaacagttttccaagcttgtaataaaaataataaaaaaatacgctttaatatttagtattttaatatttttattaattttcactgTCCGATTCTTCATTGATTTGgtcaattttcatttgaaattaaataaaaagtagctttttgGACCTTGCAAACGAGAGTCTGTTCCTTAAATCTGAATGAATAAAATTCCAATTCGAAAATAAGCGTTCAATTCGCGCTGAAGAGGTGGGTATATTGATTAATTTCAAAGCTGTTTCTGCCAGATGTGGATATTTTATCGATGCCATTCTCCAATATAAACAGGCATCTTCGCTCAAGTTTTTTGACTGTAATACGCCGAAGTAGGATCTTCTGTTCAGAAATAGGTCAAGCTCCTGCAAAGCTTCTCCACTCATAGTATTAAAAAGGAAATCCGTTACTTTTGCAGTTTTATCAGGATCTAACTTGTTTTGGTCATGATATGGATACAAATAATAAGCTGCTAGAGAGTAGACATTAAGCGCTTGCTCAATACGTCGTTCGTATATAGTTCTAGACATATGCTGGTAAACGTTTACAATTGTTTACATTATTTACACTTGTTTACAATTGTTTACATTATTTACAATTGTTTACAATGTAAGTGTAAACAAtccaaaaaatgttgtaaacgcCCAACCCTGGTTTGAAGTatctttttttacaacaaaaacaactcataGAAATTGTATTTTCTTCTATCGAAATTTGGTCAAGTTTAAGCGTTTAGTTCTCATTATGTGTGACATATAGCGTGAAACTGATAATTGGTGTTAAAAGAACAAACTTTTACGTTTTGAaacgtaatattaaaaaaaagtttatttatgaaCAACGCAGATATGCTCTATTAAAAAATGGTTCGATGATGTCCCGTACGAACGCATTTAACACTGTACAGTTATTTTTGTGCTCATACGAGTAACTTATTTGTTTCGATTACTTTACATTTAAAGCAAACTACTGGTGCTCGTTTTACTTGTAAAGCATTGACTTCAGTTTGCATCGCAAATAAGTTCAATATTCGGTCGTTAAATTTTGTCCCGTACGAACACGGCatataagtttttcttttacctaaaaaatggagaaaattagtgaaaataataacaaccatAGCGTGTCACGTTATAAAAAATGGAGAGACGAGAAACGAAAAAAAGGTCCAGATttcaaaaacaacgaaaaagaaAGAGTGAAACagtggaggaaaagaaaaactgaagccATGACCCAGGAAGAAATACAGAAGAGGAAGaagtacgaaaaagaaaaaaagagagtCCAAAGAGCCAAAAAGTTGATCCAAACCCAGGACAGGGAGGCTGGCTCAAATATTGTTGGTGATTGCGAATCTGAATGTTTTCCATATAAATGTAAGCAAACGTATGCTAAGGCTGTACAGAAATGTATGCGAAGTCTACCCAGTTCACCCACTAAAAAAAGGCTGTTGTAGCGGGTGTGGCAAAAATTCTTGGACTTAGTATTGATAACGTTAGGAATAAATCTATAAATGAACCAATTAACGATGAAGAAACCACCAAAATGGTGAAAGATTTTTACTTTCGTCCAGACATTGTTTATACATGCCCGGGCATGAAGGACACAATGGTCTGTTGGACTAACGGTAAAAACTTACATTACAAAAGCACTACCTcaccttatttttaaaagaagttttttatatattttaggaaGAGTTTCCGAACATAAAAATAGAGTTTTCTAGATTTTGTGCACTAcgaccgaaaaatgttttgttattaaaaGACACGCCATCAGAACAGTGCAAATGTATGATTCACGagaattttattctaaaattgaagtgtttgGAAATAAGCTACAATAGCTCCTACTGGAGCAACATTCTCTGTGATACGGCCCTTGATTCAAGCTGTTGGAGAAATGTGTGCGATACATGTAAAAATGGAAGTAAAATAGTAATACCTTATGACccaggaaaaaatataatttataagcaATGGAAAAAAGGAGACGATCAACGAGTAAAACTGAAGACAGAAGAAATCAGTTGTGGAGAGTTACACGAAAACCTTATATCCGACTTACCATATGTCATGTatcacataaatataaaaaaagtacaagCACAAGCATtccaaagcgataaaaataatgaacatgcAAGAATACTTTAAATTGATTTTGCTATGTCTTATTCTTGCGCATATCAAAACGAGGTGCAGTCAGCTTTATGGAGCAGGGAAAGTGTTACTCTTTTTACCGCTGCTtcatttttcatggcacaatgtaaaacttttgtgataTGCTCTGATACAAAGCAAAAAGATAAAGACAGTACATTCGCCTTCGTGACATATTTGTATGATAAAATTTTTGGAGCAGATCATGGCGAAAGAATTAAAGAAGTTATATGTAGTGATGGTCCTTCTtctcaatttaaaaatcttgCAAGTGACACTTTCGTGGAGGtatctaaaaatttattagatatttggaaatcaaagaaaaacccCGGAAAAATTGTTCATCCCAGGTGGCTTACTATGgcgaataaaattttaagattatATGTATCAACAAGTCATCCTTCAGAAAATCTTATGATGTTAGTTCATTTTATTGTGAAAGTTTATGCGCCAATGtggtttgaaataaaaactaaaccaAGTTCCATATATGGGTCAAAACATTTACATTCAATTATAGTCCGATCGAGATATCTAGCAGAAAACCTAAAAACGATAGTGGACtctgtaatgtttttttttggacatCCGGAGAACATGTTGTTGCCAATGTTGGCTGATGAAGGAATGGACGTGATGGTTTTGgcgttagaaaaaatatttaagagtaGAGAAACAACCGGTGtaagcatacaattttttaaaataccaaaatttagttttagtacAAACGACTACACGGAAATGATTACCTGGAATGATGTTACACTTACTGAGCCACCACTCGTAACGAAAATAAGCACAGATGTACTTAATGAATGCAAACAACCACCCCAAAAAGTGGATGCACTAATTTTGTCTACGGTAAAAAAGTGCCCATGCCACACTCTAGCCACAGAAAGATATGCCAAACTGGTAACTGAATCATCAACTGCTGTTTGTGGAGAAACTAGTAGAGATAGATTTATTAGAGTGCGATTGGAATCTCGTAAAGTCATGCCAAAATTTAACTCTAAAAAAGATTGCAGTGTTTGTaaagattaattttaattttaatgcttaaaaatgaaatttaatacaatttgaaatgaatttgaataaaagaaatgtttgaaaTGCTATATTTTGGTACACTTATtccttttttgataaatatgtaGGAATTGTTATTGATTTCTTGACTATGATATCTTAGTATTAAAAAGCAgttgaattttcatattattcaatatatttcgcaaaatattgaaaacagacaaacatttcgtttGTAGAGCTTTGTACACATAAATAGCTTAACAAggttggtatacaattttttttttgtaatattgtatGAACACAATCGAAGTTCTTTACAACTATGTCAGAATTTTACTcatttgaaagaattttgaaGGACGTGTGGCAGTATTCGCGCTCAAAATTTTGACTTTACTCCATATAAACATTTGTCTTTGAATGAGGAAACTTTCCTGCATAcgccgaaataaaaatttcaaaaaaaaatattctccaaACAACTTTCGATCCACCCTAATACGACGTTTCCACCAAAAGGAAACACGGTGTTtgcaggagttgtgtttgggagAACTGTCAACTGTTTCCACCGAAAGTTTGGGAGAAACTGTGTTTGAACTGTCTTTTGTTGACATTGTGaaataagaattataaaaattgataaaattataaaatggtgcataaaattcaatttgttatgttgattttatcattttattttaaaataattgatagtgagttggtcacatattatttaaaaaaaaggttaagggaaaataaaataattttaagcgttGCTGCCAATTTAATGCGTTCGCAAAGTGTATGGTCTTTGGTATGGTAAACAGATTTATGATAAATTATTTGTGTataatgtacatgtatattttaggAACATTCCAGTACCTTTTGGGAAGTAGACTGCCAGAGTAATGGGGACaagtttttcaaagataatTTCCGAATGGAAAGATcctgctttgaaaaattgtgcagcaaacttgaaaaaatagccaaaagaaaaacgaactaTCGAAATCcgatttcactaaaaaagcGCGTGGCAATTGCTTTGTATGCACTAGGATCTTCTAGTGAATACAGATCAATTGGACATTTGTTTGGAGTAGGCAAAGCAACTGTTTGCAAAATACTCATCGAGTTTTGCAATGAAGTTGGGACATCTTTGGCtccaatatatttgaaaaattttccattgACAAGGGCGCAAATTGAGAATGGAGTCGCAGATTTTAATGCAATGGGCTATCCACAATGTATTGGAGCAATAGGTAGGTTTATAAGTAATGCGATAAAAATAACGTTTAATCAAGAGCATCTTTATTATACAGATGGATGTCATATTGAAATTCATCCAAGAAAGGAAGAAGCCATTGATTACTACAACTACAAAGGGTGGTATTCCGTAGTACTATTGGCTTTGGTAGACGCAAAATATAGATTTGTTTATATACATTGCGGCAGTCCTGGAAGATGCAACGACtccggaatttttgaaaaatcatcgcTAAAGCGCGAGTTGCAAAGTTGTGCACTTCTTGATGAATTGAGCTTGCTGTATGGATCCACAAAAATACCAGTCCATATTATAGGGGACTCTGCTTTTCGTCTCTCTCAGCATTTAATGAAGCCATATCCGCATAGTGTGACCAATACAcccgaacaaaaaaaattcaactatagATTGTCTAAGTGCCGGCGTGTTGTGGAAAATGCTTTTGGCCATTTAAAAGCCCGGTAAATACAACTTAgagattctaatatttttaaaaattggtaatACAGGTTCTATTTTAGATTTAGGAGAATTGGAAAAGGCGTGGATAACCACATCAAAAATGTAAACACAGTTATTTCATGTGCATgtgttttacataattttttgattgctgagaaggatttaattttggaaaattggcTAGTGGAAATGCATCGCGATTCCAGGCGCAATATTCAATACGGCACCAATGCAGTTGACCGATCTGAAGGAGAATCGATAAGAAATGCGTTAAAGGAATATTTCAGTGAGTAATATAACTTCTTTCATGTAGATTCTCCcgtatgttttattaaattaaccaTAATTTATTGGTTAAAAAGGTTATttggtttaaacaattttatctcca
The Anastrepha ludens isolate Willacy chromosome X, idAnaLude1.1, whole genome shotgun sequence DNA segment above includes these coding regions:
- the LOC128870051 gene encoding putative nuclease HARBI1, whose translation is MGYPQCIGAIDGCHIEIHPRKEEAIDYYNYKGWYSVVLLALVDAKYRFVYIHCGSPGRCNDSGIFEKSSLKRELQSCALLDELSLLYGSTKIPVHIIGDSAFRLSQHLMKPYPHSVTNTPEQKKFNYRLSKCRRVVENAFGHLKARFRRIGKGVDNHIKNVNTVISCACVLHNFLIAEKDLILENWLVEMHRDSRRNIQYGTNAVDRSEGESIRNALKEYFSE
- the LOC128870049 gene encoding putative nuclease HARBI1 encodes the protein MGYPQCIGAIDGCHIEIHPRKEEAIDYYNYKGWYSVVLLALVDAKYRFVYIHCGSPGRCNDSGIFEKSSLKRELQSCALLDELSLLYGSTKIPVHIIGDSAFRLSQHLMKPYPHSVTNTPEQKKFNYRLSKCRRVVENAFGHLKARFRRIGKGVDNHIKNVNTVISCACVLHNFLIAEKDLILENWLVEMHRDSRRNIQYGTNAVDRSEGESIRNALKEYFSAEASSSAGDVGGENVNEADGAPENEEHEGNIGEFDGAGESTESGMPTYINRN